The Pichia kudriavzevii chromosome 3, complete sequence nucleotide sequence GACCTTGACCTACTGAAACAAGAGAttgctgaagaaaaagcattcatttcttcaaagcCTTGGTACTACAAAGTGTACAAGTTCTggtgttgaatttatcagTAGtcaaatcattttttttttctatttcatGATAACTTAGATTTACTTTTGTTTATGTAACCCTTATATTACGCTATAAACTAGACGCATAAAGCATATTCTCATTTACACTCAGTTTACTCCTTATTTGCATGTTCAACAGATTGTCTAGTTGCCTCTTGATGCAGCTACCATTGATAGCCATTATATAATCattaaaaaagaaaaggggCAACTCTAACCGAGAACGCCAACCCCTCCACTCCGAATCTTTAAAGAGGCATTACGCCAGACACGTGACTTGGCGCTggtgttttttttgccaCCTCATGTAAGGAAAAGTATCGGCATTCCGTATTAGTATAAATCTTTGGATAAATGCCTACCGGAGAAAGCTTTTTTGACACCAAAACGGCATTAATCAGCCGCGCCTGTGGCGTTAAAactttttctccttgatgGGATGCACTTCCCCGGACAACCCTTGGACAGCGGGATAATAAAACGGCCATATCTGGAACGAGGTTCGAAGTTAATTACAGAATTTACAATGAGAATTTAAGaaataaagacaaaaaagaaatgccAATTCTACTCCACCTTAGATTGAAGGCATTGGGGAGGCCATGGCTaaaaaaaggggaaaaaaacaaggaaGTAGcaggaaaagaaaaagaaaagagaaaatatGACCCCTGGACATTTCAAACATGACTTATCTTGGTGAGGGAACTTTCAAGATGAATAAGGGTCATCTGGCtaaatagtttttttttttttcgtttctCAAAAATTGTCATGAGGTTTGTAATTTGATtcattttatcattttctttttttgaatatacAAATCTAGTCATATTTTACTTTCCTGGAAGGTTACATCTTTGTTCAGATAACCATGTTAGATGATAGCACCAAGGTGTACGCAGATATCGAAAATGTGGAACAGTCGAATGCGAGTTTTGAAGGAAGCTCGGGCACGTTCACATTTCGTTCGACCCATTCGAAAATACATGAGCCAATGAATGAAAACCAACATCACTCAACTAGTGGTTATTGGCGGAATTTTGTTGACAGTTTCAaggaatttgattttgatgaactAGATCCCAACTTAAGCGAAATCGAAAAGGCGCAGGCTATTGCTGCCAGATCACCGTTGCAAAGAGGGTTGAAATCAAGACATGTTCAGATGATTGCAATTGGAGGTGCCATTGGTActggtttgtttgttggtTCGGGTAATGCCTTGAGGACTGGTGGGCCAGCCTCGTTGATCATATGTTACTTTTTAGTCGGTACTATGATCTTTTGTACTGTTCAGGCTCTAGGTGAGTTGGCTGTGGCCTTCCCCATTCCAGGTTCATTTTTAGCTTTGAATACTAGGATGATCTCCCCGATTTGGGGGTTTTGTATGGCATGGAACTTTGCACTACAATGGTTGATCATCTTACCACTTGAACTGGTTGCAGCATCTATAACAATTACTTACTGGAACAATGATATAAATGGGGCTGTTTGGGTTGCTATATTTTACACTTTGATTGTCTCCATCAATATTTTCGGGGTTAAAGGTTATGGTGAAGCAGAATTTATGTTTTCCATCATCAAAGTCATTGCAGTTATAGGATTTGTTATTCTTGGTATTGTCTTGAATTGTGGTGGTGGACCAATTGGTGGTTACATTGGAGGAAAATATTGGCATGATCCCGGTGCCTTTAATCACGGATTCAAGGGATTTTGTGCTGTTTTTGTTACTGCTGCATTTTCCTTTGGTGGTACCGAATTAGTTGGATTAGCAGCTGCAGAAACTTCCAATCCAAGGAAAACCTTACCTACAGCTACAAAACAAGTATTCTGGAGAATCACTCTATTTTATATGATCTCATTGACAATCGTGGGATTACTAGTTCCATATAATGATCCAAGATTGATTGGTAATTCAAGTGCAGACGCAAGTGCGTCTCCCTTTGTCATTGCAATTCGAAACGCAGGTATTGGCGGATTACCATCATTAGTTAATGTTGTCATCCTAATTTCTGTTTTGTCTGTGGGAAACTCTGCAGTTTTCGGATGTTCACGTGCTATTGCCACTTTGGGAGATCAAGGGTTTGCACCCCGGTTTTTCAGCTTTGTAGATAGGAAGGGACGTCCAATATTTGGTATTGCAGTGACCCTGATTTTCGGTTTGATTAGTTTTCTAGCCGCCACGCCAAAAGAAACGACTGTTTTTGGATGGTTAATGGCGATTTCAGGGTTATCTGCTATTTTCACTTGGGGAACGATATGTTTCACCCATATCAGGTTTAGAATGGCATTGAGGGCGCAAGGACGTGATACAAGTGAATTAACCTTCACTGCAATGACAGGAATTTGGGGGTCTGTTTGGGCCGTTTTCTTGGACGTGTTAATTTTAATTGCCGAGTTTTGGGTCTCTCTATTTCCCGATGATAAGCCTGATGCTTATAACTTCTTTCAGAATTAtctcaatattttctttgttatGTTTGTCATGTGCATCTACCTAGTTTggaaaaaattcaatgttgTATTCCTTgtcaatttgaaagatgTGGATATTAATACCGGACGTCGTGTCGACGATCTAGACCAAATCCGCCAAGAAATAGCAGAGGAAAAGGCATACATTGCGTCAAAACCTCTGTACTACCGTATGTATAAGTTCTGgtgttgatgatttccatcatcattatcatcatcaccatcatcatcatcatcatcatcatcgttCTCCTAGAAGCTTAGAGTGGCTTTCCATGTCTCGGAAGAAGCAATGCAAATATCCGAACGCGGGGCCGTTCCGGAAAAGATCGCgcaaatgaaaatgtgCGAATAGTTAATATATAGAATTTTGTAATTAAATAACTGAGAGAATAACTGAGTAAGTGTGTCATTGGGTGAATGAAGGATTAGAAACATTGGTTTAGGTATACCCAAGGTTGACATACACGTTTATCTGAAACAAATACCATCCAAACATGCTTAGAATTACCAACAGCTCCTGGGCAGCGTTTGCCAGATCCGGTGTCATTAGACCAACTCTTCATGCGAGATCCATCGTCACTGTTAAGACCACCGATGCAGAGGAACAGTCCATCCTTATTGCGCAAAGAAAGAACAGACCAGTGTCTCCacatttggaaatttaCCAAAAGCAGCTTACTGCTGTTCTTTCTGCATTACACAGAATCACCGGTGTTGGTCTAGCTGCCGGTTTCTATGCAGTCACTGTCTCTTATGCAGCGGGTGTCGTTGATTCCGCTTCCCTTGTTGAATTATACCAATCCATTCCATCTGTTGGCCAATGGGCTTTAAAAGGTCTTGCGTCTTTCCCATTTGCATTTCATGCCTGGAACGGTGTCAGACACTTGATCTGGGACGCTGGTTGTGAAGCTAACATCAAAGGTGTCTACAGAACCGGTTATGCCGTCTTGGGTTTGTCTGCAGTTTGCGGTCTGGCTCTTCTGCTCGCATAAGTTAACgaataaatatatatatatatatatatatatatattatgTTATATatggttttctttataaTACCTACTTGTTTGTCATTCTATTCATTATTTACTTTAACGATTGAACTATTAATTGGATGCTGATAGCATAAATATTTGAGCTCTTGATAGCACCATCCAACCCTGATATTGCAAAGAGTGCTCACTACTCGTTTACAAACGTCAACCAAATGAACTAGAGAGAGTAAAAGAAAGTCAAACTCCACCACACAGGAAACTCTGCGGCAATTTTGCAGCATCGGGAGCTCTGTggctatttttttgttttatccAGGCGAGAAGGGTCAAGCCGCATGTCTCCTTAGACAATCATCCTCagaatggaaaaaatgaGAACAATCGATAATATGTCCATCCTTGGGTGTCACTCATCTTATTTCCAAGAATAGCACAACTTTGCCTACAGAGATTGCATATTTTATCCTTTTTGAATAACAAGCTAGATCGATAGTAGAATAGCAGCATGGGATTCTTGGGAAAGAAATGGAAGGAATTGGTTTACACCCTGACCTCAAATGATAGATATGCCGGTTATCACACATCCAAGGCAGTGAACTCATTGACTGAATATGACTCTGAAGGGGAAGAAGCTAATGATGCCAAGGAGATACAGGACAATATACCGGTTACAGCAGATGAAAAACAACAGGCACAACTTGTTTTGGATGCCTGGCacattattgaagatgttatTAATTTAGACATGAATAATCCCGACCCAAATAACAACCATTTTACTTTAAACTCTAAAAATAGCCAAAATTATGACTATAACTATGATATGGATTTCAATTTGGACTTGGAGGAGATTCCTGATGCCGAAGATTTTATGAATTCTCTGTCAAGTCCTTGcactttcaaagatttacaAGTTGCACAGAAACACCTTGGTGTCAAGTTCCCATATCCCGTGATCAAATATTTCCAAACCCATGACGGTCAGGAAGTTGCGCCATCATCGACAAAGAAGCTGGGCCTCATGTACGGCCTACAGTTGCTCAGCTTGGCAGAAGTCATAACTATGACTAACTACTGGAGGAAAGTGGCACGCAAAGAGGAAAACTCAAAGGCAAGATTAAAAGCTAAAGCAGACTCTATTTCAAATGACAGCAAAGAACGTCCAGGTTCAGACGATATTATAAATCCTCAAGATGACGCTATAATTAACAATGATCCGAATTTTAAGATAGCTGCCAAAATTAACGAAATCACTGAAAAcgatttgaagaattacCCTGATTTAATGAGAAATATGTCAACACATTCGAAAACTGACTACTTAAAGAAACTACCAAACCAAAAATCATTCCCAGCAAATAAAGTTAAACTCCAATATGCTAGCGCAAATTGGATACCTCTTGTTACTGACAACGcgggtaatcatatagCCATTGATTTAGATCCAGATGTGGACGGGATGGTGGGGCAAGTGATAATATTTGGTAGAGATTACGATACCAAATATGTAGTTGCAGATAACTGGGGACAATTTATGAGCAAATTTGCTTTGGACTTTGAAGATCCAAGTAACTGTAAATTAGATTACGATCCAGATCTGGGTCAATTCAATTTGGTCTATCTTGACCAAAGTGGGAATGTAGTAGATGGTGGTTACCTTGAAGTGCTCACTAGACGTGTAAAGGGTGAAAGGCTATAAGTTTTCACCaaatgtatatgtataaaTACACTTTctatgttttctttaataTAATATACGCTATGGCCTAGTATCTAACCATTTCTATTATTATAcatattcttcatcttcagatAACTCAATCACAGATGCTTCTCCGTCACTTTCAAGAGTGTATGATTTTACAGGAGTCCTGTTTCTTCTATTCCTGGTTGCTCTAGGtgcaacaacaacctcTTCACCGTCATTACTGTCTGACATGCTAAACTCAGCCGATCCATCGCTTTCATCATCGCTTATATCACTTTCTACTATTTTGGccgttttcttcttcctaGGCGCTTCTTTTGATTTAACAGGTGTCTTTGAAGCAGCTTTGGTTTGGGACTTCTCGGAGTTTaaaggcaaagaagaagctgaTGAAGATGTGGCAACGGTAGAAGTAGGCGTGTCCGTCACCTTTTTAAAATTCTCAAATATGgaatcaaaatcatttaTATCCTCTGATTTCTTGACACTATCAGTGACAGGTGGTGGTGCTTCAGCAGTTTTCGCCTTCTTTTTTGCCGGGCCATTGTTAACACTTTCTTTCTTTACCGTAGCTTTTTTTATAGCTGTTTCCCTCTTTTTAGCTGGAGCCctcctctttctcttcGTGGATCCATTGTCGTTACCAGTAACTGAGGACACTTTCCTCTCCTCGTCCTCGATTAAAAACTTTTCCCATTCGGCcaaaaattcatcaatatcttcattcCATAAATCTTTTGGCGATTTTTGTAGAAGAGTGTTCAAcagttcttctttttcacCTCTAACCTTCAAAAGAGCTTCATACCTTTCCTTGGTTAAAGACCAAATTGGCATACCGAGTAAGTAATCGTATAGCATCGagcttgtttttttgttagaCACAATTAATCCCGTTTCTGTTGTATCTGCGGTAGCTGAAGGATCTACTAATGGTGCAGCtacttcatcatcattctcttcttcttcctcgtcTTTGATGCTAGAGAACTTCATTTGAATTGGTTCATTCTTTTTATCGAAGCCTGGAAAATCTAAGTTTCTCAATTCTTCGATTAAAACTGTCTTCTTCTTATTACCAACAACTAGTTCACCGTCAATAATCAACTTGACAAACTTAGCCTGGGCACTGATTTTTTCTAGCTGGTTAGAGTATTCCTTTACCAAATagttctttcttttttgataatattcTAACCGGACATAGTAGAAATCTCTGATGATTTCATTTGCATGGCTATaccttttgattttgccaCTTGGATCAAACGCAACCATATTGGAACTACTAACAGTATTGGTTAACTTAAATCTCTCCACAAGACCAATTCTTCTAgtcttttccatttcttcatcagacAGCTTTACAATAAACCTAACGCCAACACCatgttcttcttccatGTCCTTAATCCAAGGCTTTTGTTTATCGTTACCAGCAAGGGCATTCAATAGAAATTCTTTCATCGTGATGGTCCACATCCTAGCAGGCAATTCACTGATCGCAAGAGTGTTATCGTCAAGCTCTTCAATTATACCTTCCAATCTCCATCTGTCTTTACTAGGCTCGTGTATAATTGCACCGGTCCATCCTTTAAACCATGGAGTCATTTCTTTCATCTCTTTTCCGTCCATCAATAGCCTtatgttttcaattataTCTCTTGGATTAAATGGAGGGATCGA carries:
- a CDS encoding uncharacterized protein (PKUD0C09790; similar to Saccharomyces cerevisiae YKL141W (SDH3) and YMR118C (SHH3); ancestral locus Anc_2.423) encodes the protein MLRITNSSWAAFARSGVIRPTLHARSIVTVKTTDAEEQSILIAQRKNRPVSPHLEIYQKQLTAVLSALHRITGVGLAAGFYAVTVSYAAGVVDSASLVELYQSIPSVGQWALKGLASFPFAFHAWNGVRHLIWDAGCEANIKGVYRTGYAVLGLSAVCGLALLLA
- a CDS encoding uncharacterized protein (PKUD0C09780; Pfam Domains: AA_permease(4.3e-173)), whose amino-acid sequence is MLDDSTKVYADIENVEQSNASFEGSSGTFTFRSTHSKIHEPMNENQHHSTSGYWRNFVDSFKEFDFDELDPNLSEIEKAQAIAARSPLQRGLKSRHVQMIAIGGAIGTGLFVGSGNALRTGGPASLIICYFLVGTMIFCTVQALGELAVAFPIPGSFLALNTRMISPIWGFCMAWNFALQWLIILPLELVAASITITYWNNDINGAVWVAIFYTLIVSINIFGVKGYGEAEFMFSIIKVIAVIGFVILGIVLNCGGGPIGGYIGGKYWHDPGAFNHGFKGFCAVFVTAAFSFGGTELVGLAAAETSNPRKTLPTATKQVFWRITLFYMISLTIVGLLVPYNDPRLIGNSSADASASPFVIAIRNAGIGGLPSLVNVVILISVLSVGNSAVFGCSRAIATLGDQGFAPRFFSFVDRKGRPIFGIAVTLIFGLISFLAATPKETTVFGWLMAISGLSAIFTWGTICFTHIRFRMALRAQGRDTSELTFTAMTGIWGSVWAVFLDVLILIAEFWVSLFPDDKPDAYNFFQNYLNIFFVMFVMCIYLVWKKFNVVFLVNLKDVDINTGRRVDDLDQIRQEIAEEKAYIASKPLYYRMYKFWC
- a CDS encoding uncharacterized protein (PKUD0C09800; similar to Saccharomyces cerevisiae YGR229C (SMI1); ancestral locus Anc_5.100); protein product: MGFLGKKWKELVYTLTSNDRYAGYHTSKAVNSLTEYDSEGEEANDAKEIQDNIPVTADEKQQAQLVLDAWHIIEDVINLDMNNPDPNNNHFTLNSKNSQNYDYNYDMDFNLDLEEIPDAEDFMNSLSSPCTFKDLQVAQKHLGVKFPYPVIKYFQTHDGQEVAPSSTKKLGLMYGLQLLSLAEVITMTNYWRKVARKEENSKARLKAKADSISNDSKERPGSDDIINPQDDAIINNDPNFKIAAKINEITENDLKNYPDLMRNMSTHSKTDYLKKLPNQKSFPANKVKLQYASANWIPLVTDNAGNHIAIDLDPDVDGMVGQVIIFGRDYDTKYVVADNWGQFMSKFALDFEDPSNCKLDYDPDLGQFNLVYLDQSGNVVDGGYLEVLTRRVKGERL